Proteins co-encoded in one Lynx canadensis isolate LIC74 chromosome C1, mLynCan4.pri.v2, whole genome shotgun sequence genomic window:
- the CELSR2 gene encoding cadherin EGF LAG seven-pass G-type receptor 2 isoform X3 gives MGGRRKRNVNTAPQFQPPSYQATVPENQPAGTPVASLRAIDPDEGEAGRLEYTMDALFDSRSKHFFSLDPITGAVTTAEELDRETKSTHVFRVTAQDHGMPRRSALATLTILVTDTNDHDPVFEQQEYKESLRENLEVGYEVLTVRATDGDAPPNANILYRLLEGPGGSPSEVFEIDPRSGVIRTRGPVDREEVESYQLTVEASDQGRDPGPRSATAAVFLSVEDDNDNAPQFSEKRYVVQVREDVTPGAPVLRVTASDRDKGSNALVHYSIMSGNARGQFYLDAQTGALDVVSPLDYETTKEYTLRVRAQDGGRPPLSNVSGLVTVQVLDINDNAPIFVSTPFQATVLESVPLGYLVLHVQAIDADAGDNARLEYRLAGVGHDFPFAINNGTGWISVAAELDREEVDFYSFGVEARDHGTPVLTASASVSVTILDVNDNNPTFTQPEYTVRLNEDAAVGTSVVTVSAVDRDAHSVITYQITSGNTRNRFSITSQSGGGLVSLALPLDYKLERQYVLAVTASDGTRQDTAQVVVNVTDANTHRPVFQSSHYTVNVNEDRPAGTTVVLISATDEDTGENARITYFMEDSIPQFRIDADTGAVTTQAELDYEDQVSYTLAITARDNGIPQKSDTTYLEILVNDVNDNAPQFLRDSYQGSVYEDVPPFTSVLQISATDRDSGLNGRVFYTFQGGDDGDGDFIVESTSGIVRTLRRLDRENVAQYILRAYAVDKGMPPARTPMEVTVTVLDVNDNPPVFEQDEFDVFVEENSPIGLAVARVTATDPDEGTNAQIMYQIVEGNIPEVFQLDIFSGELTALVDLDYEDRPEYILVIQATSAPLVSRATVHVRLLDRNDNPPVLGNFEILFNNYVTNRSSSFPGGAIGRVPAHDPDISDSLTYSFERGNELSLVLLNASTGELRLSRALDNNRPLEAIMSVLVSDGVHSVTAQCALRVTIITDEMLTHSITLRLEDMSPERFLSPLLGLFIQAVAATLATPPDHVVVFNVQRDTDAPGGHILNVSLSVGQPPGPGGGPPFLPSEDLQERLYLNRSLLTAISAQRVLPFDDNICLREPCENYMRCVSVLRFDSSAPFIASSSVLFRPIHPVGGLRCRCPPGFTGDYCETEVDLCYSRPCGPHGRCRSREGGYTCLCRDGYTGEHCEVSARSGRCTPGVCKNGGTCVNLLVGGFKCDCPSGDFEKPYCQVTTRSFPARSFITFRGLRQRFHFTLALSFATKERDGLLLYNGRFNEKHDFVALEVIQEQVQLTFSAGESTTTVSPFVPGGVSDGQWHTVQLKYYNKPLLGQTGLPQGPSEQKVAVVTVDGCDTGVALRFGAVLGNYSCAAQGTQGGSKKSLDLTGPLLLGGVPDLPESFPVRTRHFVGCMRNLQVDSRHVDMADFIANNGTVPGCPAKKNVCDSNSCNNGGTCVNQWDAFSCECPLGFGGKSCAQEMANPQRFLGSSLVAWHGLSLPISQPWHLSLMFRTRQANGVLLQAVTRGRSTITLQLREGHVVLSVEGTGLQASSLQLEPGRANDGDWHRAQLALGASGGPGHAILSLDYGQQRAEGNLGPRLHGLHLSNITVGGVPGPAGGVARGFRGCLQGVRVSETPEGVSSLDAGRGESINVEPGCSLPDPCDSNPCPANSYCSDDWDSYSCSCDPGYYGDNCTNVCDLNPCEHQSVCIRKPSAPHGYTCECPPNYLGPYCETRIDQPCPRGWWGHPTCGPCNCDVSKGFDPDCNKTSGECHCKENHYRPPGSPTCLLCDCYPTGSLSRVCDPEDGQCPCKPGVIGRQCDRCDNPFAEVTTNGCEVNYDSCPRAIEAGIWWPRTRFGLPAAAPCPKGSFGTAVRHCDEHRGWLPPNLFNCTSVTFSELKGFAERLQRNESGLDSGRSQRLALLLRNATQHTAGYFGSDVKVAYQLATRLLAHESAQRGFGLSATQDVHFTENLLRVGSALLDAANKRHWELIQQTEGGTAWLLQHYEAYASALAQNMRHTYLSPFTIVTPNIVISVVRLDKGNFAGAKLPRYEALRGERPPDLETTVILPDSVFRETPTVVRPAGPGETQEPEELARRQRRHPELSQGEAVASVIIYRTLAGLLPHNYDPDKRSLRVPKRPVINTPVVSISVHDDEELLPRALDKPVTVQFRLLETEERTKPICVFWNHSILVSGTGGWSARGCEVVFRNESHVSCQCNHMTSFAVLMDVSRRENGEILPLKTLTYVALGVTLAALLLAFLFLTILRALRSNQHGIRRNLTAALGLAQLVFLLGINQADLPFACTVIAILLHFLYLCTFSWALLEALHLYRALTEVRDVNAGPMRFYYMLGWGVPAFITGLAVGLDPEGYGNPDFCWLSIYDTLIWSFAGPVAFAVSMSVFLYILAARASCAAQRQGFEKKGPVSGLRPSFAVLLLLSATWLLALLSVNSDTLLFHYLFAACNCIQGPFIFLSYVVLSKEVRKALKFACSRKPSPDPALTTKSTLTSSYNCPSPYADGRLYQPYGDSAGSLHSASRSGKSQPSYIPFLLREESTLNPGQGPPGLGDPGSLFLEGQDQQHDPDTDSDSDLSLEDDQSGSYASTHSSDSEEEEEEEEEEAAFPGEPGWDSLLGPGAERLPLHSTPKGILKKKYLPTISEKSSLLRLPLEQGTGSSRGSSASEGSRGGPPPRPPPRQSLQEQLNGVMPIAMSIKAGTVDEDSSGSEFLFFNFLH, from the exons ATGGGCGGGCGTCGGAAAAGGAATGTGAATACAGCCCCCCAGTTCCAGCCCCCCAGCTACCAGGCCACAGTGCCTGAGAACCAGCCAGCTGGTACCCCTGTGGCATCCCTGCGGGCCATTGACCCAGATGAGGGTGAGGCAGGCCGGCTTGAGTACACCATGGATGCCCTCTTTGATAGCCGCtccaaacatttcttttctctggacCCGATCACGGGGGCTGTAACTACAGCTGAGGAGCTAGATCGTGAGACCAAGAGCACCCATGTCTTCAGGGTCACGGCACAGGATCATGGCATGCCCCGACGCAGTGCCCTGGCCACACTTACCATCTTGGTGACTGACACCAATGATCATGACCCTGTTTTTGAGCAGCAGGAGTACAAGGAGAGCCTCAGGGAGAACCTGGAGGTTGGCTATGAGGTGCTCACGGTCAGAGCCACAGATGGTGACGCCCCTCCCAATGCCAATATTCTGTACCGCCTACTGGAGGGCCCCGGTGGCAGCCCCTCTGAAGTCTTTGAGATTGACCCTCGCTCTGGGGTGATTCGAACTCGTGGCCCTGTGGATAGGGAAGAAGTAGAATCCTACCAATTGACAGTGGAGGCAAGTGACCAGGGTCGGGACCCCGGTCCACGGAGTGCCACAGCTGCTGTGTTCCTATCTGTGGAGGATGACAATGACAATGCCCCTCAGTTCAGTGAGAAGCGCTACGTGGTCCAGGTGCGTGAGGATGTGACCCCAGGGGCCCCGGTACTCCGGGTCACAGCCTCAGATCGAGACAAGGGCAGTAATGCCTTGGTGCATTACAGCATCATGAGTGGCAACGCTCGGGGACAGTTTTACCTGGATGCCCAGACTGGAGCTCTGGATGTGGTGAGCCCTCTTGACTATGAGACAACCAAGGAGTATACCCTACGGGTTAGAGCACAGGATGGTGGCCGCCCCCCGCTCTCCAACGTCTCTGGCCTGGTGACAGTGCAAGTCCTGGATATTAATGACAATGCCCCCATCTTTGTTAGCACCCCTTTCCAGGCTACTGTGCTGGAGAGTGTCCCTTTAGGCTACCTGGTCCTCCATGTCCAGGCCATTGACGCCGACGCAGGTGACAATGCCCGCCTGGAATACCGCCTTGCCGGGGTTGGGCATGACTTTCCCTTTGCCATCAACAATGGCACAGGCTGGATCTCTGTGGCAGCTGAGCTGGACCGGGAAGAGGTTGATTTCTATAGCTTTGGGGTAGAAGCCCGAGACCATGGCACCCCAGTGCTCACTGCCTCAGCTAGTGTCAGTGTGACCATCCTGGATGTCAACGACAACAACCCCACCTTTACCCAACCAGAGTACACGGTGAGACTCAATGAGGATGCAGCTGTGGGCACCAGTGTGGTGACAGTGTCGGCTGTGGACCGTGATGCCCACAGCGTCATCACCTACCAGATCACCAGTGGCAACACCCGTAACCGCTTTTCCATCACCAGCCAGAGTGGTGGTGGGCTGGTGTCGCTCGCGCTGCCATTGGACTATAAACTTGAGCGGCAATACGTGCTAGCTGTCACTGCCTCTGACGGCACACGGCAGGACACGGCACAGGTGGTAGTGAACGTCACTGATGCCAACACCCACCGTCCCGTCTTTCAGAGCTCCCACTATACGGTGAATGTTAATGAGGACCGGCCAGCAGGCACCACGGTGGTGCTGATCAGTGCCACGGACGAGGACACAGGTGAGAATGCCCGCATCACCTACTTTATGGAGGACAGCATCCCTCAGTTCCGCATTGATGCAGATACAGGGGCTGTCACCACCCAGGCTGAGCTGGACTACGAGGATCAAGTGTCCTATACCCTGGCCATCACCGCCCGGGACAATGGCATTCCCCAGAAGTCTGACACAACTTACCTGGAGATACTCGTGAATGATGTGAATGACAATGCCCCTCAGTTCCTTCGTGACTCCTACCAGGGCAGCGTCTATGAGGATGTGCCTCCCTTCACCAGTGTGCTGCAGATCTCGGCCACTGACCGTGACTCTGGCCTTAATGGCAGGGTCTTCTACACCTTCCAAGGGGGTGATGATGGAGATGGTGACTTTATCGTAGAGTCCACATCAGGCATCGTGAGAACACTTCGGAGGCTGGATCGTGAGAATGTGGCCCAGTACATTTTGCGGGCATATGCAGTGGACAAGGGGATGCCTCCCGCCCGCACGCCTATGGAAGTGACGGTCACTGTGTTGGATGTGAACGACAATCCACCCGTCTTTGAGCAGGACGAGTTTGACGTGTTTGTGGAAGAGAACAGCCCCATCGGGTTGGCCGTGGCCCGCGTCACAGCCACTGACCCTGACGAAGGCACCAATGCCCAGATCATGTACCAGATAGTGGAGGGCAACATCCCTGAGGTCTTCCAACTGGACATCTTCTCTGGGGAGTTGACCGCTCTGGTGGATTTGGACTATGAAGACCGGCCTGAATACATCCTGGTCATCCAGGCCACGTCGGCTCCCCTGGTGAGCCGGGCTACTGTCCACGTCCGCCTGCTTGACCGCAACGACAACCCACCAGTGCTGGGCAACTTTGAGATCCTTTTCAACAACTATGTCACCAACCGCTCAAGCAGTTTCCCTGGGGGTGCCATCGGCCGTGTGCCTGCCCATGACCCTGACATCTCAGACAGCCTGACTTACAGCTTTGAGCGGGGGAATGAACTCAGCCTCGTCCTGCTCAATGCCTCCACAGGCGAACTGAGGCTGAGCCGGGCATTGGACAACAACCGGCCTCTGGAGGCCATCATGAGCGTGCTAGTGTCAG ACGGCGTGCACAGTGTTACTGCCCAGTGCGCACTGCGTGTCACCATCATCACGGACGAAATGCTCACGCACAGCATCACACTGCGCCTGGAGGACATGTCGCCAGAGCGCTTCCTGTCCCCCCTACTGGGTCTCTTCATCCAGGCGGTGGCCGCCACGCTGGCCACACCCCCAGACCACGTGGTGGTCTTCAACGTGCAGCGGGACACCGACGCCCCCGGTGGCCACATCCTCAATGTGAGCCTGTCCGTGGGCCAGCCGCCTGGGCCAGGGGGCGGGCCGCCCTTCCTGCCCTCCGAGGACCTGCAGGAACGTCTGTACCTGAACCGCAGTCTGCTCACGGCCATCTCGGCGCAGCGCGTGCTGCCCTTCGACGACAACATCTGCCTGCGCGAGCCCTGCGAAAATTACATGCGCTGCGTGTCGGTGCTGCGCTTTGACTCCTCCGCGCCCTTCATCGCCTCCTCCTCGGTGCTCTTCCGGCCCATCCATCCCGTTGGGGGGCTGCGCTGCCGCTGCCCACCCGGCTTCACGGGCGACTACTGCGAGACCGAGGTGGACCTCTGCTACTCGCGGCCCTGCGGCCCCCATGGGCGCTGCCGCAGCCGAGAGGGCGGCTACACCTGCCTCTGTCGCGACGGCTACACGG GTGAGCACTGCGAGGTGAGTGCCCGCTCAGGCCGTTGCACCCCAGGTGTCTGCAAGAATGGAGGCACCTGCGTGAACCTGCTGGTGGGTGGCTTCAAGTGCGACTGCCCATCTGGAGACTTCGAGAAGCCCTACTGCCAGGTGACCACGCGTAGCTTCCCTGCCCGCTCCTTCATCACCTTCCGTGGCCTGCGCCAGCGCTTCCACTTCACCCTGGCCCTCTC GTTTGCCACCAAGGAGCGCGATGGGCTGCTGTTATACAACGGACGTTTTAACGAGAAGCATGACTTTGTGGCCCTCGAGGTGATCCAGGAGCAGGTCCAGCTCACCTTCTCTGCAG GGGAGTCGACCACCACTGTGTCTCCATTCGTGCCCGGAGGGGTCAGTGACGGACAGTGGCACACAGTCCAGCTGAAGTACTACAATAag CCACTGTTAGGTCAGACAGGGCTCCCTCAGGGTCCATCTGAACAGAAGGTGGCTGTGGTGACCGTGGATGGCTGTGACACAGGAGTGGCCCTGCGTTTTGGAGCTGTCCTGGGCAACTACTCCTGTGCTGCCCAGGGTACCCAGGGTGGCAGCaaaaa GTCTCTGGATCTGACAGGGCCCCTGCTGCTGGGTGGGGTACCTGACCTGCCCGAGAGCTTCCCTGTCCGCACGCGGCACTTTGTGGGCTGCATGAGGAACCTGCAAGTGGACAGCCGGCACGTAGACATGGCTGACTTCATCGCCAACAACGGCACCGTGCCTG GCTGCCCTGCCAAGAAGAACGTGTGTGACAGCAATAGTTGCAacaatgggggcacctgtgtgaacCAGTGGGACGCGTTCAGCTGCGAGTGCCCTCTGGGCTTCGGGGGCAAGAGCTGTGCCCAGG AAATGGCCAACCCGCAGCGCTTCCTGGGCAGCAGCCTGGTGGCCTGGCACGGCCTCTCGCTGCCCATCTCCCAGCCCTGGCACCTCAGCCTCATGTTCCGCACACGCCAGGCCAACGGTGTCCTGCTGCAGGCTGTCACCAGGGGGCGCAGCACTATCACCCTGCAG CTGAGGGAAGGCCATgtggtgctgagtgtggagggCACAGGGCTCCAGGCCTCGTCTCTCCAGCTGGAGCCAGGCCGGGCCAATGACGGCGACTGGCACCGTGCACAGCTGGCGCTGGGAGCCAGTGGGGGCCCTGGCCATGCCATCCTGTCCCTTGACTACGGGCAGCAGCGGGCAGAGGGCAACCTGGGCCCCCGGCTGCATGGGCTGCACCTGAGCAACATTACAGTTGGGGGAGTGCCTGGACCAGCCGGTGGGGTGGCTCGCGGCTTCCGGGGCTGTCTGCAG GGTGTGAGGGTAAGCGAGACGCCCGAGGGGGTTAGCAGTCTGGATGCTGGCCGTGGGGAAAGCATCAATGTGGAGCCAGGCTGTAGCCTGCCGGACCCCTGTGACTCGAATCCGTGTCCTGCCAACAGTTATTGCAGTGATGACTGGGACAGCTATTCCTGTAGCTGTGATCCAG GTTACTATGGCGACAACTGTACTAACGTGTGTGACCTGAACCCATGTGAGCATCAGTCCGTGTGTATCCGAAAGCCCAGTGCCCCCCACGGCTACACCTGCGAGTGTCCCCCAAATTACCTTGGGCCATATTGTGAAACCAG GATTGACCAGCCTTGCCCCCGAGGCTGGTGGGGACACCCCACGTGCGGCCCGTGCAACTGTGATGTCAGCAAAGGCTTCGACCCAGACTGCAACAAGACGAGCGGCGAGTGCCACTGCAAG GAGAACCACTACCGGCCCCCTGGCAGCCCCACTTGCCTCCTCTGTGACTGCTACCCCACGGGCTCTTTGTCCCGCGTCTGTGACCCCGAGGACGGCCAGTGTCCATGCAAGCCAGGCGTCATTGGGCGCCAGTGTGACCGCTGTGACAACCCTTTTGCTGAGGTCACCACCAATGGCTGTGAAG TGAATTACGACAGCTGCCCACGGGCCATCGAGGCTGGGATCTGGTGGCCCCGTACCCGCTTCGGACTGCCTGCTGCTGCTCCCTGCCCCAAAGGCTCCTTTG GGACTGCCGTGCGCCACTGTGATGAACACAGGGGGTGGCTCCCCCCAAACCTTTTCAACTGCACATCAGTCACCTTCTCAGAGCTGAAAGGCTTT GCTGAGCGGCTACAGCGGAATGAATCAGGTCTGGACTCGGGACGCTCCCAGCGGCTGGCTCTTCTTCTGCGCAATGCCACACAGCACACGGCTGGCTACTTTGGCAGTGATGTCAAGGTGGCCTACCAGCTGGCCACACGGCTGCTGGCCCATGAGAGTGCCCAGCGGGGCTTTGGGCTGTCTGCCACGCAGGATGTGCACTTCACCGAG AATCTGCTGCGGGTGGGCAGCGCCCTCCTGGACGCGGCCAACAAGCGTCACTGGGAGCTGATCCAGCAGACGGAGGGTGGCACGGCCTGGCTGCTTCAGCACTACGAGGCCTATGCCAGTGCCCTGGCTCAGAACATGCGGCACACCTACCTGAGCCCCTTCACTATCGTCACGCCCAACATCG TCATCTCTGTAGTTCGCCTGGACAAGGGGAACTTCGCTGGGGCCAAGCTGCCTCGCTATGAGGCGCTGCGGGGGGAGCGGCCCCCTGACCTGGAGACGACGGTCATTCTGCCTGATTCTGTCTTCAGAG AAACACCCACCGTGGTCAGGCCCGCGGGCCCTGGAGAGACCCAGGAGCCAGAGGAGCTGGCTCGGCGTCAGCGGCGGCACCCAGAGCTGAGCCAGGGTGAGGCTGTGGCCAGCGTCATCATCTACCGCACCCTGGCCGGGCTGCTGCCCCATAACTATGACCCGGACAAGCGCAGCCTGAG AGTCCCCAAACGCCCTGTCATCAACACACCGGTGGTGAGTATCAGCGTCCATGACGATGAGGAACTTCTGCCCCGTGCCCTGGACAAGCCAGTCACGGTGCAGTTCCGGCTGCTGGAGACGGAGGAGCGCACCAAGCCCATCTGTGTCTTCTGGAACCATTCCATCCT AGTCAGTGGCACAGGTGGCTGGTCAGCCCGAGGCTGCGAGGTCGTCTTCCGCAACGAGAGCCACGTCAGCTGCCAGTGCAACCACATGACGAGCTTTGCCGTGCTCATGGATGTGTCCCGGCGAGAG AATGGAGAGATCCTGCCGCTGAAGACACTGACATATGTGGCCCTAGGGGTCACCTTGGCTGCCCTACTGCTcgccttcctcttcctcactaTCCTGCGTGCCCTACGCTCCAACCAGCATGGCATCCGACGGAACCTGACTGCTGCTCTGGGCCTGGCCCAGCTGGTCTTCCTCCTAGGAATCAACCAGGCTGACCTCCCT TTTGCTTGCACAGTCATCGCCATCCTGCTGCATTTCCTGTACCTCTGCACCTTCTCCTGGGCCTTGCTGGAGGCCTTGCACCTGTACCGGGCACTCACCGAGGTGCGCGACGTCAACGCTGGCCCCATGCGCTTCTACTATATGCTGGGCTGGGGTGTGCCTGCCTTCATCACAG GTCTAGCCGTGGGCCTCGACCCTGAGGGCTATGGGAACCCTGACTTCTGCTGGCTCTCCATCTATGATACGCTCATCTGGAGTTTTGCTGGCCCTGTGGCCTTTGCTGTCTCG ATGAGTGTCTTCCTGTACATCCTGGCAGCCCGCGCCTCCTGTGCTGCCCAGCGGCAGGGCTTTGAGAAGAAAGGCCCTGT CTCAGGCCTGCGGCCTTCCTTCGCTGTTCTCCTGCTGCTGAGCGCCACGTGGCTGCTGGCGTTGCTCTCTGTCAACAGTGACACCCTCCTCTTCCACTACCTCTTTGCTGCCTGCAATTGCATCCAG